In Sphingomonas sp. JUb134, the sequence CTTCACGCATCCACCCCGCAGAAGATCATCGGGATCGAGGACGTTCGCCTGGTCCAGCCCGGCAGCATCGAATTCCACAGCTGGCATCAGCTGATCGCCGATCATCCTGCCAGCGCCGACGCGGCCGCGGGCGAGGCAAGCTTCCAGCGCGAGGACCTCGCCTGCATCATCTACACCAGCGGCACCGGCGGTGCTCCCCGGGGCGTGATGCAGCACCATGGCGCGATCCTGCACAATGTGGCCGGCTGCTCGGCGGTCATCGCCGAGGATTTCGGTTGGGACGACGAGGTGTTCCTGTCGTTCCTGCCGCTGAGCCACGCCTATGAGCACACCGGCGGCCAGCATTTCGCGATCGGCCTGGGCGGGCAGATCTATTATGCCGAGGGCCTCGACAAGCTCGCCGCCAATATCGAGGAAGTGCGCCCGACGATCATGTTCGTCGTGCCGCGGCTGTTCGAAGTGCTGCGCACCCGGATCACCAAGGCGGTCGAGAAACAGGGCGGCATGGCCGCCTATCTCCTCGGCAAGGCGATCGAACTCGGTAATAAGGAGAGCGAGGGTCGCCTGCGCCTGACCGACCGGCCGGCGCAGCTGGCGGTGCGGACCTTGTTCCGGCCCAAGATCGCCAAGCGCTTCGGCGGGCGGATGAAGGCGATGGTGTCGGGCGGCGCGCCGCTCAATCCTGAGGTGGGGCTGTTCTTCCAGGCGCTGGGTGTCACCTTCCTTCAGGGCTATGGCCAGACCGAGGCCGCGCCGGTGATCTCGTGCAACCGCCCATCGGCAGGCGTCCGCATGGACAGCGTCGGCCCGCCGCTCGCCAACACCGAAGTGCGCATCGCCGAGGACGGCGAAATCCTGGTCCGCGGCGAGCTGGTGATGCACGGCTATTGGCGCAACGAGGTCGAGACGGCGCGCGTGCTCAAGGACGGCTGGCTGCACACCGGCGACATCGGCCTGATCGACGAGGCGGGGCGGATCAAGATCACTGACCGCAAGAAGGACATCATCGTCAACGACAAGGGCGAGAACGTCGCCCCGCAGAAGGTGGAGGGGATGCTCACCCTCCAGCCCGAGATCTCCCAGGCGATGATCGCGGGCGATCGCCGCCCCTATATGGTCGCGGTGATCGTGCCCGATCCGGAGTGGACGCAGGAATGGTGCGCGGCCAACCGCGCGGTCTGCGACTTCAAGCGGCTGGCGGAGGACAGCGGCTATCGTGCAGCGTTGAGCGCCGCCGTGGACCGGGTGAACCAGGACCTGACCGTGACCGAACGCATCCGCCGCTTCATCCTGGCAGACCGGCCGTTCACCATCGAGAACGAGCAGCTCACCCCCAGCCTGAAGATCCGCCGCCACATCCTGCGCCAGGTCTATGGCGAGCGGCTGGACGCGCTCTACAAGGGGTAAGCTGAGAGGCAGGGCAGAGCCACCCGCGTCGAGCCCGCCGGCTCTGCACTCCTTCGCAGGAGCACGGAAACGGGCGAGACTCGCCGGAGTCGACGCGGCAGCCTGGGTAGGTCAGGAGCCACTATCGCCTAGCGTGCTCCTGCGCAGGCAGGAGCCCAGGGCCACAAGCGTGTCGCTCGTTGACCCGGGCCCCCGCTGCGCCGGACCCGACGAACTCAGTTCGCCTTTTTCTCCGGCACGACCACCAGCGACCAGTCCTTCTCCGGGCGCAGGTATTTCGCCGCGAGCGCCTGGATCTCGGCGGAGGTCGTCGTGCCGATGTCGGAGGCGATGGTGTTGATCGCGTCGATCCGCTTGGGGTCGAGCGTGCCGCCCGCGGTCTGCTGCATCCAGAACATGTTGCCGCTCGACACGCGCGCGATGAACTGCAGCACCGGCGCCTGTGCGCGCCGCAGTTCGTCCTCGGTGATCGGGTTCGCCACCAGGTCTGCCGCGATGCCGCGCGCCAGCTGGAAGAAGAAGTCCGTCTTGTCAGGCGGCACCGCACCGATCGCCAGGATCTTGCCGCCGCTCGGCAGGCCCACGGGCCAGTCGGTGGAAACGTTGGGCGTATAGCTCACCCCAGCCTCCGACCGCAGCTTGTCGAGCAACCGATCGCGGAAGATGGCGGCGAGCAGTTCCAGCTTGCGGCTTTCCGTCAGCCCCGCACTGCCACCGCCGGTCGGCCAGGCGATCACCGCGGCCGCCTGGTTGGGCTGGCCGGTATGGGTGCGCACGACGGGCGTCGCAACATGGTCCGGGAACCGCACGTCGACATTGCCCACCGGCGCCGCCGGCCGCGGCTTCAGCGCACCGAAGGTGCTGGCCACCGCAGCGATCGTGGCGTCGGCCGTGGTGTCGCCATAGACCTGTACCTCGATCGGGCCACTGGCGAGCAGCGGCTCCCAGAACGCGCGGAACCGAGCAGCATCCAGCCCCTCGATGTCCTTGCGATCGGGCGAGGCCCAGCGCGTGTCGCCGGCGTGGAGCAGGCCTTCCAGGTCGCGCTGGAGCACGCCCACCGGCGAGGAGGACTGGCTCTCGTAGCTGGCCAGCATCACCGCGCGGGCACGCGCCACGGGCTTGGGATCCCAGCCGGGGGAAGCGAGCTTGGTCGCGATCAGCCGGAGCTGGTCGTTGAGGTCGGCCGCCGTGGTGATGCCGCCCAGCACGAAGGCATCTTCCTGCATGCCGAAGGACAGGCCGATCTGGCGGTCGCCGGTCAGCTGGTCGAGCTCTTCCTGCCCGAACTTGCCGACGCCGCTCGCCACCAGCGCCAGATCGCCGGCGAAGGCGGGCGTCTGCTTGTTCGAAGGAAGCGCGCTCAGCCCGCGGCCGAAGCGGACCTGGACATAGACCTTGCCGGTTTCCGAGTTGTTCGGGAACATCAGCAGGTTGACGCCATTGGCGAAGCTCACCTTCTCGATCTGCGGATCGGTGAGCACCACGCTGCGGCCGGTGACCTTGCCGGGCGCGCCGAGCTTGGGAAGCTCGTCGAACTTCACGGTGCGCTGGGGCCCGCGCTTCTCGGCGGCTGCCGTCACATCCGCCTGGATCGCCGCTGCCAGCTTGTTGGCTGCGGACGGGTCCGGCGTCGGCGTGTTGACGAGCGCGCGGGTCTCGACGCCCTCGAAGACCTTGCGGGTCGCCGCCTGCACCTTGGCGGGGGTGAAGAACTTGCCGGCCACCGCACCGTCGAAGATGCGCAGCGACATCTCGGGTCCTGCGACCGTCTCGCGGATGTCGACCGCCTCCACCAGATTGTCGGCAAGCTTGGCGCCCGCATCGACGCGCGACGTCGCGACGGCATTTTCCATCGCCGCGCGGATCTCTCCCACCTCGCGGTCGATTTCCTGCTGCGAAGGCGGGTTGCGCAGGGCACTGGCGACGGTGGCGCGTACGTCGCGCACGGCCGCCTCCCAGTCGTTCCCCACCGGCATGATCGAGATCGCCGTGATGTTGGCCGAACGCGACACGTCTTCCAGGTCGGCACCCGCGCTGATGTAGCTGGCGCCCGCCCGCGCCCGGCTTTCCAGGCGGCGGTTGATGATGCGGATGGCGATCTGGTCGACCATGCGCTCCTGATTGAAGACGATGGTGTCGTTGCCGACGGTCCAGGGTCGCACCGTCGCCATCTGCACCAGCGTCGGCAGCGCCGGTTCGTTCACGACGGCGCTCAGCGGCCCGCCCGCCTTGGGCTTGCCGAGGTCCGGGTTCTGGGGGGCTGGCCCCTTGCCCTTCCAGCCGGAGAAATGCTTCACCACCGCCGCCTCGAGCAGCTTGGGATCGGCGTCTCCGGCAATCACCACCACGGCCCGGTCGGGGCGGTACCAGCGATCATGAAAGGCGCTCACCACGTCGGCCGTCGCCGCCTGCAGCGTCTCGACGTTGCCGATGGGCGAACGATCGGCGAGCGGCTGGCCGGCAAAGAACAGCGCGCGCGTCGCGTCGCCCAGCCGGAGCTGCGGACCCGGCTGCTCGCGCTGCTCGGCAAGCACCACCGGGCGCTCGGCATTGAGCGAGGCCGGGGTGATCGTGGGCTCGGCCATCATGCCGGCCAGGATCTTCATGCTCTCGTCCAGGCCTGCCTGGGTGGCCCCCGGAAGGTCGAGCTTATAGACCGTCTGGGTGAAGCTGGTCGCGGCATTGGTGTCCGAGCCGAACGTCACGCCCAGCCGCTGCCACACGCGCTTCGACTCGCCATCGGGC encodes:
- a CDS encoding M16 family metallopeptidase — its product is MAFPVRVRRIALPLLALIATTPLVAQTAPPPAPQQQSRQLPPLQPVAQGPDTPWLFKGSDIPPDRSWTYGVLPNGLRYAVRHNGVPPGQIAIRVAIDAGSLMETEQERGFAHLLEHLSFRGSMHVPDGESKRVWQRLGVTFGSDTNAATSFTQTVYKLDLPGATQAGLDESMKILAGMMAEPTITPASLNAERPVVLAEQREQPGPQLRLGDATRALFFAGQPLADRSPIGNVETLQAATADVVSAFHDRWYRPDRAVVVIAGDADPKLLEAAVVKHFSGWKGKGPAPQNPDLGKPKAGGPLSAVVNEPALPTLVQMATVRPWTVGNDTIVFNQERMVDQIAIRIINRRLESRARAGASYISAGADLEDVSRSANITAISIMPVGNDWEAAVRDVRATVASALRNPPSQQEIDREVGEIRAAMENAVATSRVDAGAKLADNLVEAVDIRETVAGPEMSLRIFDGAVAGKFFTPAKVQAATRKVFEGVETRALVNTPTPDPSAANKLAAAIQADVTAAAEKRGPQRTVKFDELPKLGAPGKVTGRSVVLTDPQIEKVSFANGVNLLMFPNNSETGKVYVQVRFGRGLSALPSNKQTPAFAGDLALVASGVGKFGQEELDQLTGDRQIGLSFGMQEDAFVLGGITTAADLNDQLRLIATKLASPGWDPKPVARARAVMLASYESQSSSPVGVLQRDLEGLLHAGDTRWASPDRKDIEGLDAARFRAFWEPLLASGPIEVQVYGDTTADATIAAVASTFGALKPRPAAPVGNVDVRFPDHVATPVVRTHTGQPNQAAAVIAWPTGGGSAGLTESRKLELLAAIFRDRLLDKLRSEAGVSYTPNVSTDWPVGLPSGGKILAIGAVPPDKTDFFFQLARGIAADLVANPITEDELRRAQAPVLQFIARVSSGNMFWMQQTAGGTLDPKRIDAINTIASDIGTTTSAEIQALAAKYLRPEKDWSLVVVPEKKAN
- a CDS encoding AMP-dependent synthetase/ligase, encoding MRTLEHFPNLVTMFFARAREKGDKPFLWHKAGGEWQPTSWAEAARQVASLAAGLKALGLKRGDRVMLVSENRPEWCISDLAIMAAGCITVPTYVTNTQRDHQHIMENSGACAAIVSTAKLARELIPAALHASTPQKIIGIEDVRLVQPGSIEFHSWHQLIADHPASADAAAGEASFQREDLACIIYTSGTGGAPRGVMQHHGAILHNVAGCSAVIAEDFGWDDEVFLSFLPLSHAYEHTGGQHFAIGLGGQIYYAEGLDKLAANIEEVRPTIMFVVPRLFEVLRTRITKAVEKQGGMAAYLLGKAIELGNKESEGRLRLTDRPAQLAVRTLFRPKIAKRFGGRMKAMVSGGAPLNPEVGLFFQALGVTFLQGYGQTEAAPVISCNRPSAGVRMDSVGPPLANTEVRIAEDGEILVRGELVMHGYWRNEVETARVLKDGWLHTGDIGLIDEAGRIKITDRKKDIIVNDKGENVAPQKVEGMLTLQPEISQAMIAGDRRPYMVAVIVPDPEWTQEWCAANRAVCDFKRLAEDSGYRAALSAAVDRVNQDLTVTERIRRFILADRPFTIENEQLTPSLKIRRHILRQVYGERLDALYKG